One Mesoaciditoga lauensis cd-1655R = DSM 25116 genomic window, AATTGAACATTCCCGTATATCTTTATGAAAAATCCGCCTCTTCTCCAGAGCGTGCAAACCTTTCTAACATAAGAAAAGGGCAATTTGAAGGCTTCTTTGAAAAGATAAAATCTCCTCAATGGACTCCTGATTTTGGACCAAACACGGTGCATCCTTCAGCTGGGGTCGTGGCCGTTGGTGCAAGAGAGTACTTGATAGCCTTCAACGTTAATCTTAGAACAACGGATGTGGAAATAGCGAACAAAATAGCAAAAGCTGTGAGATATTCGTCAGGAGGATATCGCTTTGTCAAAGCGATGGGAGTGGCACTTAGAGAAAAAGGAATGGTTCAGGTATCTATGAACATGACCAATTACAAGAAAACGCCTCTTTTTAGGGTATTTGAAACGATAAAAAGAGAGGCTCAACGCTATGGAGTAGAAGTAGCTGGCTCCGAAATTATAGGGATGATTCCCATGGATACGTTGGTAAAGACAATGAACTTCTATCTTGGAATAGACGATTTCACCGATGAAAGAGTGATAGAAAATAGGCTTCTCGATGAAATCAGCAGATCTTAGCATTAAGAATCTTCGAATAGCCACTCCTCTTGGTCAAGAACCTTCCATGGGAGATGTAAAACTATTTGAAGGATGTTTGTCCGTTAGTAATGGGAAAATAGTCAGTGTGGGTGAGTGTCTTCCCGCAAAAGAAGAAATGGATGGAAAGGGAATGTTTGCCTTGCCGGGTTTTGTAGATGCTCATACCCATATTCCTTTTGTTGGCGAAAGATCTGGCGAATTCATCTTAAGGGCAGAAGGAAAAAGCTATGAAGAGCTGCTGAAAAATGGAGGAGGAATATATTCAACCGTTAAAGTCCTAAGAAAAGCTTCCGTTGAACAGCTGACGAAAAGTGGAACGAAACACGCTGCATGGTTTCTCAAAGCCGGCGTTACTTCGTTTGAATGCAAAAGCGGGTACGGTTTGAACGAAGAGAATGAGATAAAACAACTCATGGCTGCAAAGAAAATGGCCAACGAAATTCCGCAAGATATCGTCACGACTTTTTTAGGCGCCCATGCGGTTCCTCCGCAAGGAGAGAAAGCTTATCTTCGAGAATTGATAGAAACCTTGAAGCGTGTAAAAGAAGAAGGATTGGCAGAATTTGTCGATGTTTTTTGCGATGAAGGTGCTTTTTCGGTGGAATTTTCCACGGAACTCTTGCGACGTGCAAAAGAACTGGGGTTTAAAATAAGAGCGCACGCAGAAGAACTTTCTTCTAACGGTTTTGCGTCTGTGGCATCAGAATTAGGAGCGGTAAGTGTGGATCACCTGCTTAAGATAAAAGAGGAGGAAATGTCGATCCTTGCCAAAAATGGCACTGTTGCAGTTTTGATGCCCACAACGAGTTTCTTCCTCAAAACGGATTACGCTCCCGCCAGAAAGCTTATTGAACACGGTGTGTTTGTGGCTTTGGGATCAGACTTCAATCCGGGTTCAAGTACCTTCTATTCACCTATTTTTACAATTCATTTAGCCGTAAACCATTTAGGTATGAGCGTGGAAGAAGCTATCACCGCTCATACGCTGAATTCCGCTTATGTACTAGGGCTAAGTGATGAAGTTGGAACGATAGAGGTTGGTAAAAAAGCCGATTTCGTGCTCTTGGATATCCCGACTTTGAACTACATTCCGTACATGCCGACAAACGAGATGATAAAAGCTGTTTTTAAAGATGGGAGAAAAGTCTTTGAAAATAAAGATAATTTATCCTGGTAAGATAAAGAACTCATTTGCAAAAGAAGGGTTCGAAGAATATGTAAAGAGATGCGGCAGGTTCTATAAAATTGAAGTCATAGAATTACCTTCTTCACGCTCAAAAAATAAGGAAAAAGTTGTGGAAGAAGAATCCGAGAGATTGAAGAAGGTTCTTACAAATTCAAAATACGTTCTCCTGGATGTAGATGGTAAAGAGAAAAGCACGGATGAGTTTGCGAATATGATAAGAGAGTACACAGACAGAGGAAGCGATTTGGTTTTTGTAATTGGAGGAGTTTTTGGCGTGAATGAGGAGATAAAGAAGAACGCGGGTATGAGAATTTCCCTTTCAAAACTCACGTTCACACATTCGTTGTCGTTGCTTATTCTGGCTGAACAATTGTACAGATCGATTAAGATCGTACATAATCAACCTTACGATCATTGAATTTTTCATTTTGACAAAAGGAGGCTGTTTGAGAATTGGACCCTGATCCTCTGAGTAACCCTACCATAATATGGGAAGGCATTTCTTTGATAATTCTTCTCATCCTTTCTGCATTTTT contains:
- the hutI gene encoding imidazolonepropionase, which codes for MKSADLSIKNLRIATPLGQEPSMGDVKLFEGCLSVSNGKIVSVGECLPAKEEMDGKGMFALPGFVDAHTHIPFVGERSGEFILRAEGKSYEELLKNGGGIYSTVKVLRKASVEQLTKSGTKHAAWFLKAGVTSFECKSGYGLNEENEIKQLMAAKKMANEIPQDIVTTFLGAHAVPPQGEKAYLRELIETLKRVKEEGLAEFVDVFCDEGAFSVEFSTELLRRAKELGFKIRAHAEELSSNGFASVASELGAVSVDHLLKIKEEEMSILAKNGTVAVLMPTTSFFLKTDYAPARKLIEHGVFVALGSDFNPGSSTFYSPIFTIHLAVNHLGMSVEEAITAHTLNSAYVLGLSDEVGTIEVGKKADFVLLDIPTLNYIPYMPTNEMIKAVFKDGRKVFENKDNLSW
- the ftcD gene encoding glutamate formimidoyltransferase → MKKIIESVPNFSEGRREEVVLEIVKQAEETNNVWVFDWSMDKDHNRSVVTIVGDPDAVAEAAFKMAKKASELIDLRHHTGAHPRMGAVDVIPFVPIKNSSMEECVEISKKVGKRIGEELNIPVYLYEKSASSPERANLSNIRKGQFEGFFEKIKSPQWTPDFGPNTVHPSAGVVAVGAREYLIAFNVNLRTTDVEIANKIAKAVRYSSGGYRFVKAMGVALREKGMVQVSMNMTNYKKTPLFRVFETIKREAQRYGVEVAGSEIIGMIPMDTLVKTMNFYLGIDDFTDERVIENRLLDEISRS
- a CDS encoding 23S rRNA (pseudouridine(1915)-N(3))-methyltransferase RlmH, with product MKIKIIYPGKIKNSFAKEGFEEYVKRCGRFYKIEVIELPSSRSKNKEKVVEEESERLKKVLTNSKYVLLDVDGKEKSTDEFANMIREYTDRGSDLVFVIGGVFGVNEEIKKNAGMRISLSKLTFTHSLSLLILAEQLYRSIKIVHNQPYDH